The following proteins come from a genomic window of Pseudochaenichthys georgianus chromosome 17, fPseGeo1.2, whole genome shotgun sequence:
- the itm2cb gene encoding integral membrane protein 2Cb — MVKITFQTVSAQKPDKEIDGDKIIIPQAHEKLILPVGPRKTFPTGLCCLTFGLVVFMSGLMLASIYVYRYYFIPQQIPEDSLFHCRVVYEDSVFAPMRGRQEIEENVGIYLDDNYEQISVPVPHFGGSDPADIIHDFHRGLTAYHDIALDKCYITELNTTLVMPPRNLWELLVNVKRGTYLPQTYIIQEEMMVTGRVRNMRQLGPFIHRLCYGKETYRLRRRNPHRRIDRRETKTCHRIRHFENTFVVETVICDRF; from the exons atggtgAAGATCACTTTCCAGACGGTTTCGGCGCAGAAGCCCGACAAAGAGATCGATGGAGACAAGATCATTATACCTCAGGCTCAC GAGAAGCTTATACTTCCCGTTGGGCCGAGGAAGACTTTTCCAACTGGCCTCTGCTGCCTCACCTTTGGCCTGGTGGTGTTCATGTCAGGACTGATGCTGGCTTCTATCTACGTGTATCGCTACTACTTTATACCTCAG CAGATCCCAGAAGACAGCCTGTTCCACTGCCGGGTTGTCTACGAAGACTCTGTGTTCGCTCCTATGAGGGGCCGCCAAGAGATCGAGGAGAATGTTGGCATCTATCTTGACGACAACTACGAGCAGATCAGTGTACCTGTGCCACACTTCGGAGGCAGTGACCCCGCCGATATCATCCACGACTTTCACAGG GGCCTCACAGCTTATCATGACATTGCTTTGGACAAATGCTACATCACCGAGCTAAACACAACTTTAGTGATGCCACCACGAAACCTGTGGGAGCTGCTGGTCAACGTCAAG AGAGGAACATACCTTCCTCAGACATACATCATCCAGGAGGAGATGATGGTTACAGGGAGGGTGAGGAACATGAGGCAGCTTGGCCCCTTCATCCACAGACTCTGCTACGGCAAAGAAACCTACCGCCTCCGACGCCGCAACCCACACAGAC GTATTGACAGGCGCGAGACAAAGACCTGCCATCGCATCCGTCACTTCGAGAACACTTTTGTGGTTGAGACCGTCATCTGCGACAGGTTCTAA
- the hes6 gene encoding transcription cofactor HES-6: MAPNRNNTDRGDNCTGIKSERKMRKPLVEKKRRARINESLQELRVLMADSDLQSKMENAEVLEMTVKRVESVLQNQAQEVDAVNREACERFAAGYIQCMHDVHTFVSSCPGIDPTVAAELLNHLLESMPLNDEDRLRVMLPDTMSESPDSNSSTWSLSESMYSALVSPTTSSDDLCSDLDETTDSEQSHVSSEEEADSQDVLSLPVICNSKSMWRPW; the protein is encoded by the exons ATGGCCCCCAACCGTAACAACACGGACCGAGGTGATAACTGCACTGGAATCAAATCTGAAAGAAAG ATGAGGAAACCTCTGGTGGAGAAGAAAAGGAGGGCTCGCATCAATGAAAGTTTACAAGAACTCAGAGTCCTCATGGCGGATTCAGAC TTACAATCAAAGATGGAGAATGCCGAAGTGCTGGAGATGACAGTGAAACGGGTGGAGAGCGTCCTCCAAAACCAGGCCCAAG AAGTGGACGCCGTGAACCGGGAGGCTTGTGAGCGTTTCGCCGCAGGCTACATTCAGTGTATGCACGACGTGCACACTTTTGTTTCCAGCTGCCCAGGGATTGATCCAACAGTAGCCGCAGAGCTGTTGAACCACCTCCTAGAGAGCATGCCCCTGAACGACGAGGACCGCCTCCGCGTGATGCTGCCGGACACGATGTCAGAGAGTCCCGACAGTAACAGCAGCACTTGGTCCCTGTCTGAGAGCATGTACTCGGCCCTGGTGTCCCCGACCACCTCCTCTGATGACCTCTGCTCCGACCTGGATGAGACCACAGACTCGGAGCAGAGTCATGTCTCTTCAGAGGAGGAGGCTGACAGCCAGGATGTGTTGAGCTTGCCTGTCATTTGTAACTCCAAGTCAATGTGGAGGCCATGGTAG